One genomic region from Oncorhynchus gorbuscha isolate QuinsamMale2020 ecotype Even-year linkage group LG13, OgorEven_v1.0, whole genome shotgun sequence encodes:
- the LOC123993317 gene encoding ubiquitin-conjugating enzyme E2 D2-like isoform X2, with amino-acid sequence MALKRIHKELNDLARDPPAQCSAGPVGDDMFHWQATIMGPNDSPYQGGVFFLTIHFPTDYPFKPPKLAFTTRIYHPNINSNGSICLDILRSQWSPALTISKVLLSICSLLCDPNPDDPLVPEIARIYKTDTEKYNRIAREWTQKYAM; translated from the exons GAGCTGAACGACCTGGCCAGGGACCCTCCTGCACAGTGTTCCGCTGGCCCTGTTGGAGATGACA TGTTTCATTGGCAAGCTACAATTATGGGGCCT AATGACAGTCCATACCAAGGTGGCGTTTTTTTCCTGACCATTCATTTCCCCACAGACTACCCCTTCAAACCACCTAAG CTAGCATTCACCACAAGAATTTATCACCCAAATATTAACAGTAACGGCAGCATCTGCCTGGATATTTTGAGATCACAGTGGTCTCCAGCATTAACTATCTCTAAAG TACTTTTGTCCATTTGTTCTCTCTTATGTGACCCCAACCCTGACGACCCGTTAGTGCCAGAAATCGCCCGTATCTACAAAACAGATACTGAAAA GTACAACAGAATAGCCCGGGAATGGACTCAGAAGTATGCCATGTGA
- the LOC123993317 gene encoding ubiquitin-conjugating enzyme E2 D2-like isoform X1: protein MALKRIHKELNDLARDPPAQCSAGPVGDDMFHWQATIMGPNDSPYQGGVFFLTIHFPTDYPFKPPKLAFTTRIYHPNINSNGSICLDILRSQWSPALTISKVLLSICSLLCDPNPDDPLVPEIARIYKTDTEKYNRLAREWTDKYAML, encoded by the exons GAGCTGAACGACCTGGCCAGGGACCCTCCTGCACAGTGTTCCGCTGGCCCTGTTGGAGATGACA TGTTTCATTGGCAAGCTACAATTATGGGGCCT AATGACAGTCCATACCAAGGTGGCGTTTTTTTCCTGACCATTCATTTCCCCACAGACTACCCCTTCAAACCACCTAAG CTAGCATTCACCACAAGAATTTATCACCCAAATATTAACAGTAACGGCAGCATCTGCCTGGATATTTTGAGATCACAGTGGTCTCCAGCATTAACTATCTCTAAAG TACTTTTGTCCATTTGTTCTCTCTTATGTGACCCCAACCCTGACGACCCGTTAGTGCCAGAAATCGCCCGTATCTACAAAACAGATACTGAAAA GTATAATAGACTAGCGAGAGAATGGACAGACAAGTACGCTATGCTTTAG